A stretch of the Archangium violaceum genome encodes the following:
- the nhaA gene encoding Na+/H+ antiporter NhaA encodes METRTVPPVPKLFKVAVAPVQAFFRLEAGSGILLALCAVVAMIWANSPWADSYVALFDAPLALGLGGTLFHFTFREFINDGLMTIFFFLVGMEIKRELAAGELRSLSKALLPLVAAVGGMVVPAGIYAALNAGTPALKGWAIPMATDIAFAIGCLTLLKGRVSHGLVVFLTALAIFDDIGGILVIAMFYGTGLHVDWLLGALAITLVLAACNKYYVRNGLVYAVLAGALWYAMHHGGVHATIAGVVVGMMIPAKPSRRGRDVLDELHGYIGQLLREPEDEAVRTGQLLHIEEQLEDIEPPLTRFVHLWHGWSAYAIVPLFALANSGISVKGMHLSDLLEPLPLGVMLGLFLGKQVGIFLFTWVAVKAGLSDMPGRARALQLHGVAVVAGIGFTVALFVAGLAFANEPLLLAEAKLGILLGSLLSAVVGYLVLRFGPMPRPGTQPSAEPASGAA; translated from the coding sequence ATGGAGACTCGAACCGTCCCTCCCGTTCCCAAGCTCTTCAAGGTCGCAGTCGCGCCCGTCCAGGCGTTCTTCCGTCTGGAGGCGGGCAGCGGCATCCTCCTGGCGCTCTGCGCCGTGGTGGCCATGATCTGGGCCAACTCCCCCTGGGCCGACAGCTACGTGGCCCTCTTCGACGCGCCCCTGGCGCTCGGGCTGGGGGGCACCCTCTTCCACTTCACCTTCCGTGAATTCATCAACGACGGGTTGATGACGATCTTCTTCTTCCTGGTGGGAATGGAGATCAAACGCGAGCTGGCGGCCGGGGAGCTGCGCAGCCTGTCCAAGGCGCTGCTGCCGCTCGTGGCGGCGGTGGGCGGCATGGTGGTGCCGGCGGGCATCTACGCGGCGCTCAACGCGGGGACGCCAGCGCTCAAGGGGTGGGCCATCCCCATGGCCACGGACATCGCCTTCGCGATCGGGTGTCTCACCCTGCTCAAGGGGCGGGTGAGCCATGGGCTGGTGGTGTTCCTCACCGCGCTGGCCATCTTCGACGACATCGGAGGCATCCTCGTCATCGCCATGTTCTATGGCACGGGGCTGCACGTGGATTGGCTGCTGGGGGCGCTGGCCATCACCTTGGTGCTGGCGGCCTGCAACAAGTACTACGTGCGCAACGGGCTGGTGTACGCGGTGCTCGCCGGGGCGCTCTGGTACGCCATGCACCACGGCGGCGTGCACGCCACCATCGCGGGCGTGGTGGTGGGCATGATGATCCCCGCCAAGCCCTCGCGCCGGGGCCGGGACGTCCTGGATGAGCTGCACGGCTACATCGGCCAGCTCCTGCGCGAGCCCGAGGACGAGGCCGTGCGCACCGGCCAGTTGCTGCACATCGAGGAGCAGCTGGAGGACATCGAGCCGCCGCTCACCCGCTTCGTGCACCTGTGGCACGGGTGGTCCGCGTACGCGATCGTCCCGCTGTTCGCGCTGGCCAACTCGGGCATCTCCGTGAAGGGGATGCACCTGTCGGATCTGCTGGAGCCGCTGCCGCTCGGGGTGATGCTCGGCCTCTTCCTGGGCAAGCAGGTGGGCATCTTCCTCTTCACCTGGGTGGCGGTGAAGGCGGGGCTGTCGGATATGCCGGGCCGGGCGCGGGCGCTGCAGCTGCACGGGGTGGCGGTGGTGGCCGGCATCGGCTTCACGGTGGCGCTGTTCGTGGCGGGGCTGGCCTTCGCCAACGAGCCGCTGCTGCTGGCGGAGGCGAAGCTGGGCATCCTGCTCGGCTCCCTGTTGTCCGCGGTGGTGGGCTACCTGGTGTTGCGTTTTGGACCCATGCCCCGGCCCGGGACGCAGCCGTCCGCCGAGCCCGCTTCCGGGGCGGCCTGA
- a CDS encoding ABC1 kinase family protein yields the protein MLLQDLNRVRQIGVIAARHGFGEWLERAGVWRLLGRREKVEVSPESQRASTAHRFRMLLNDLGPTFVKLGQILSTRADLLPAEFVEELATLQDQVEPIPLEDVYARIRESLGREATELFKEIDPQPLAAASIAQVHRAVTLEGDEVVVKVQRPGISERIDSDLVVLRSLARLLEAVVEETGIYSPTGIIDEFDRAIHEELDFVHEAANIRAFLENHRNRPYMKIPRVYAGLSSRTVLTMEFIRGVKISQAELSQEDRREVAGHILDASFRQLFEDGLFHGDPHPGNILVLEGNRLALLDFGVVGRLSRAMQETLVMLVLAVALKDSDSVARILYRVGVPDARANLMGFRNDIEGLLGRHLPTTLGEVDARSLMRELLDLAVKYRIRIPKEYALLSRASVSTEGMMRSLYPDLNILEVAMPYAKELLADRYDPSQLQGGLMRTLLRFQSLAQDLPTQLSQILLDLESGKFSVTVRAEQFEKLNENLRSAAIVMFLGLCACGFIVGAFISFAQTQWQYHGVPVLGILGVALSAALFGASLTWYLFGKRFGKVRVSRWLAKRRPR from the coding sequence GTGCTCCTCCAGGATTTGAACCGCGTCCGGCAGATTGGGGTCATCGCAGCGCGCCACGGCTTCGGCGAGTGGCTCGAGCGGGCGGGGGTGTGGCGTCTGCTCGGGCGGCGGGAGAAGGTGGAGGTCTCACCCGAGTCCCAGCGGGCCTCCACCGCGCACCGCTTCCGGATGCTGCTCAACGATCTGGGCCCCACCTTCGTGAAGCTGGGGCAGATCCTCTCCACGCGCGCGGACCTGCTGCCGGCCGAGTTCGTCGAGGAGCTGGCCACCCTGCAGGATCAGGTGGAGCCCATCCCCCTGGAGGACGTGTACGCGCGCATCCGCGAGTCGCTGGGCCGGGAGGCGACGGAGCTCTTCAAGGAGATCGATCCCCAGCCGCTGGCGGCGGCGTCGATCGCCCAGGTGCACCGGGCGGTGACGCTGGAGGGGGACGAGGTGGTGGTGAAGGTGCAGCGGCCGGGGATCAGCGAGCGGATCGACTCGGATCTGGTGGTGCTGCGCTCGCTGGCGAGGCTGCTGGAGGCGGTGGTGGAGGAGACGGGCATCTACTCGCCCACCGGCATCATCGACGAGTTCGACCGGGCCATCCACGAGGAGCTGGACTTCGTGCACGAGGCCGCGAACATCCGGGCCTTCCTCGAGAACCACCGCAACCGGCCGTACATGAAGATTCCGCGGGTGTACGCCGGGCTCAGCAGCCGGACGGTGCTGACGATGGAGTTCATCCGGGGGGTGAAGATCAGCCAGGCGGAGCTGTCGCAGGAGGACCGGCGCGAGGTGGCGGGCCACATCCTGGACGCGAGCTTCCGGCAGCTCTTCGAGGACGGGCTGTTCCATGGAGATCCGCACCCGGGGAACATCCTGGTGCTGGAGGGCAACCGGCTGGCGCTGCTGGACTTCGGGGTGGTGGGCCGGCTGTCGCGCGCCATGCAGGAGACGCTGGTGATGCTGGTGCTGGCGGTGGCGCTGAAGGACAGCGACTCGGTGGCGCGCATCCTCTACCGGGTGGGCGTGCCGGACGCGCGGGCCAACCTGATGGGCTTCCGCAACGACATCGAGGGCCTGCTCGGGCGCCACCTGCCGACGACGCTGGGCGAGGTGGACGCGCGCAGCCTCATGCGCGAGCTGTTGGATCTGGCGGTGAAGTACCGGATCCGCATTCCCAAGGAGTACGCGCTGCTGAGCCGGGCCTCGGTGTCCACCGAGGGCATGATGCGCAGCCTGTACCCGGATCTGAACATCCTCGAGGTGGCCATGCCGTACGCCAAGGAGCTGCTGGCGGACCGGTATGATCCGAGCCAGCTGCAGGGGGGGCTGATGCGGACGCTGCTGCGCTTCCAATCGCTGGCGCAGGATCTGCCCACGCAGCTGTCGCAGATCTTGCTGGACCTGGAGTCGGGGAAGTTCAGCGTGACGGTGCGGGCGGAGCAGTTCGAGAAGCTGAACGAGAACCTGCGCAGCGCGGCGATCGTGATGTTCCTGGGCCTGTGCGCCTGCGGGTTCATCGTGGGGGCGTTCATCTCGTTCGCGCAGACGCAGTGGCAGTACCACGGGGTGCCGGTGCTGGGGATCCTGGGCGTGGCGCTGTCGGCGGCGCTCTTCGGGGCGAGCCTCACCTGGTACCTGTTCGGCAAGCGCTTCGGGAAGGTGCGCGTGAGCCGTTGGCTGGCGAAGAGGCGCCCCCGGTAG
- a CDS encoding serine/threonine protein kinase has protein sequence MRDESGGNGRNGSDWPGFTPGTVVAGFTIEGLISTGSSGAVYRARRGEQLFAIKLVPRNPRGDREVDALRRMRHPNVVGFHGYGFWPDDEPRALVLALELVDGRPLDVWAREENPSALELVSQVLLPLALTLADVHAAGVVHRDIKEPNIVMREADGLPVLVDFGAAGLEDTPRLTLRLPPGTPEYRGPEAWRFAREWEGEPYPAGPGDDLWALGVVTYAVLTRRLPFGDRRDPGMVRAILHEPPPAPHALNPSVPLALSELCLRMLEKEPGARFASARELAEALATEWARADRSWLVPLFPGAGHEERPAPSLARPERQPPRRQWLAASSVLTMALALLATTPTQPPESPSPPPPQQASTRQELASTQVTGEVVPDAGPQKSPTPAPVAPATSNEETQMMTSKKARSLAAATLITCVGPGCASVQRRQPPPEEACPPGSEETLKRFGILVGQSMYLSLQLPIQGMVPVSEGGISVWLEEILPERLLPYRSMLHGKLLFGDNRVYGRFTKLQLKGSEEFLPICIELDEIVTDRRLNMNIGTATGVSVHPGSTPEKAIVRGLLRASVVHRFGF, from the coding sequence ATGCGCGACGAAAGCGGTGGAAACGGTAGGAATGGAAGTGACTGGCCGGGCTTCACCCCTGGCACGGTGGTAGCAGGGTTCACCATCGAAGGACTGATCTCCACCGGTAGCTCCGGGGCCGTGTACCGGGCGAGACGGGGGGAACAGCTCTTCGCCATCAAGCTGGTGCCCAGGAACCCGCGGGGAGACCGGGAGGTGGACGCCCTGCGCCGGATGCGCCACCCGAACGTGGTGGGCTTCCATGGGTATGGCTTCTGGCCGGACGACGAGCCGCGTGCCCTGGTGCTGGCCCTGGAGCTCGTCGACGGCCGCCCGCTGGACGTCTGGGCGCGGGAGGAGAACCCCTCCGCGCTCGAGCTGGTGAGCCAGGTGCTGCTGCCGCTCGCGCTCACGCTGGCGGACGTGCACGCCGCGGGCGTGGTGCACCGGGACATCAAGGAGCCCAATATCGTCATGCGCGAGGCAGACGGGCTCCCGGTCCTGGTGGACTTCGGCGCGGCGGGGCTCGAGGACACCCCGCGCCTGACGCTGCGGCTGCCCCCGGGCACCCCGGAGTACCGCGGCCCCGAGGCGTGGCGCTTCGCCCGGGAGTGGGAGGGCGAACCGTACCCGGCCGGGCCCGGGGATGACCTGTGGGCGCTGGGCGTCGTCACCTACGCGGTGCTGACGCGCAGACTGCCCTTCGGGGACCGGCGTGACCCGGGGATGGTGCGGGCCATCCTCCATGAACCCCCCCCGGCCCCGCATGCGCTCAACCCGAGCGTACCCCTGGCCCTGAGCGAGCTGTGCCTGCGGATGCTGGAGAAGGAGCCCGGCGCCCGGTTCGCCAGTGCCCGGGAGCTCGCGGAGGCCCTGGCGACGGAGTGGGCCCGGGCCGATAGATCCTGGCTCGTGCCGCTGTTCCCGGGAGCCGGGCACGAGGAGCGCCCCGCCCCATCCCTGGCGAGGCCCGAGCGACAGCCTCCCAGGAGACAGTGGCTGGCCGCCAGCTCCGTCCTCACCATGGCCCTGGCCTTGCTGGCGACAACGCCGACCCAACCTCCGGAGTCACCCTCCCCGCCCCCACCGCAGCAGGCCAGTACTCGCCAGGAATTGGCCTCCACCCAGGTGACGGGAGAAGTTGTCCCTGACGCGGGACCTCAGAAGTCACCCACCCCCGCGCCCGTCGCCCCGGCGACGTCCAACGAGGAAACCCAGATGATGACATCCAAGAAGGCTCGATCCCTGGCCGCGGCCACCCTGATTACCTGCGTGGGCCCCGGCTGCGCGAGCGTCCAGCGGCGTCAGCCACCGCCGGAGGAGGCGTGCCCCCCCGGATCGGAGGAGACCCTCAAGCGATTCGGGATTCTCGTGGGGCAGAGCATGTACCTCAGCCTCCAGCTACCCATTCAGGGGATGGTGCCCGTTTCCGAGGGAGGCATCAGCGTCTGGCTCGAGGAGATACTGCCGGAAAGGCTCCTCCCCTACAGGAGCATGCTCCACGGAAAGCTGTTGTTCGGAGACAACCGTGTCTACGGCCGTTTCACGAAGCTCCAATTGAAGGGGAGCGAGGAGTTCCTTCCGATCTGCATCGAGCTCGACGAGATCGTCACCGACAGGAGGTTGAATATGAACATCGGCACCGCGACCGGCGTGTCGGTGCATCCGGGTAGCACCCCGGAGAAAGCCATCGTGCGGGGACTCCTCCGTGCCAGCGTGGTGCACAGATTCGGCTTCTAG
- a CDS encoding DUF2381 family protein, whose product MEAASACEDSRRIELSSPATAATREICVSPGIMTGFLFDTRVFLELQDEMRFVEVLRGRSGISFMPPRDMAIGERLRLTARSGDGSSEEIVTFTLVAHRGLATRQVEVYRDRRTRESYYQEAEQERANNQKLREELQRLWTQLEEKHGLRSLLASGLVDERGIRGTPAQKDGGPAPDTISYTKATFLRAKLFVVVWVSINNTTTTPWMATGASLIDSRGEELPGLILRHDAPIQPSESRPVYVEAGVSAWQAQGTMVLKLWDQRSRTVTIPGVVFPELEKTVREIHN is encoded by the coding sequence GTGGAAGCGGCTTCGGCTTGCGAGGATTCACGGCGCATCGAATTGTCATCACCCGCCACGGCAGCAACCCGGGAGATTTGTGTCAGCCCGGGAATCATGACGGGCTTTCTCTTCGACACGCGTGTCTTCCTGGAGTTGCAGGACGAAATGCGCTTCGTGGAAGTGCTGCGTGGACGGAGTGGCATCAGCTTCATGCCTCCACGGGACATGGCGATCGGAGAGCGCCTCCGGCTCACGGCTCGCTCCGGAGATGGGTCGTCCGAGGAAATCGTCACCTTCACGCTCGTAGCCCACCGGGGACTCGCCACGCGGCAGGTGGAGGTGTACCGCGACAGGAGAACCCGGGAATCCTATTATCAGGAGGCGGAGCAGGAGCGCGCCAACAACCAGAAACTCCGCGAGGAGCTCCAGCGGTTATGGACCCAGCTCGAAGAGAAGCATGGATTGCGAAGCCTTCTTGCCAGCGGGCTCGTGGACGAAAGGGGAATCCGGGGCACGCCTGCTCAGAAGGATGGCGGCCCAGCGCCAGATACGATCTCCTACACGAAAGCCACATTCCTCCGGGCGAAGCTGTTCGTGGTCGTGTGGGTGTCGATCAACAACACCACCACAACGCCGTGGATGGCAACGGGGGCGTCGCTCATTGATTCTCGAGGTGAGGAATTGCCGGGATTGATCCTTCGACACGATGCGCCCATTCAGCCCTCGGAGAGCCGACCCGTCTATGTGGAAGCCGGAGTTTCGGCCTGGCAGGCACAAGGCACCATGGTGCTGAAACTCTGGGATCAGAGATCGCGTACCGTCACCATTCCAGGAGTGGTGTTCCCGGAGCTCGAGAAGACAGTACGCGAAATCCACAATTGA
- a CDS encoding cellulase family glycosylhydrolase, giving the protein MHLRAIHWVLLSSILFLVGTPLPASALTFVNRGAQAGPRDVPPGQSVGFFIGIQSPEAVSNVTITFEIRPYTTSGGISPSAVHKQIVTGQNFIAGETKQYTRTSPSNLVPGDYLWMTKATNVAGTVVYFEAGRVVDNYTFHVNSGPLRYRRGINLMDLGNAGHVLPGIPGTTYSAPSLESLRYLKNRGHDVVRIPFIWERIQPDLNKGLNTDYKNLLLQTLRYANSVGLKVIVDMHNYGRYTSGGVTRAFGEAGGPTSTQYANVWSLIAAAIKADAPAYSAVYAYDIMNEPHDLPAVEGTLSSAVSISSFESGLDGWVAQGTEGVIREARGGQGSMKISGVATAKEGKSNIFGARLYSSTKSTSITHGRTFQAKVFVPTSTPGSVRARMVMSSMDWMTNYFSDEFPITKGIENRVYFNPDEALWASYKVIGIQFIVDGTTAGTSHVFYVDQVSQGTRTGEIKPPRQWEIYSQAVVDKLRYTNNDSTLLMVEGYSWSSAEKWPRNHPRKWITDRYNNIMYHAHIYMDALDFPEYEGDGGGKYKSHHDVYLAEARLKGHASVGAYTIARVKPFTDWVAAQGTQGFIGEYGWPSTQMHPNDKGAWEADGEEFLAFLDGIGMGATMWASGSWEKLPACNILNAYELDPVFKPLSQAAVLERHRGNP; this is encoded by the coding sequence TTGCATCTGCGTGCCATTCATTGGGTTCTTCTCTCGTCGATTCTCTTCCTCGTGGGCACGCCGCTGCCGGCCAGTGCCCTTACCTTCGTGAACCGGGGCGCCCAGGCCGGGCCGAGGGACGTCCCCCCGGGACAAAGCGTTGGCTTCTTCATCGGCATTCAGTCGCCGGAAGCCGTGTCGAACGTCACCATCACCTTCGAGATCCGGCCGTACACGACCTCGGGTGGCATCTCTCCTTCCGCGGTCCACAAGCAGATCGTGACGGGGCAGAACTTCATCGCCGGGGAGACGAAGCAGTACACCCGTACGAGTCCCTCCAACCTCGTCCCCGGTGACTACCTCTGGATGACGAAGGCGACCAACGTCGCGGGCACCGTCGTCTACTTCGAGGCCGGGAGGGTGGTGGACAACTACACGTTCCACGTGAACAGCGGGCCCCTGCGCTACCGGCGGGGCATCAACCTCATGGACCTGGGTAATGCCGGCCACGTGCTCCCCGGAATCCCCGGGACCACGTATTCGGCACCGAGCCTCGAGTCCCTGCGATACCTGAAGAACCGCGGCCACGACGTCGTGCGCATCCCCTTCATCTGGGAGCGCATCCAGCCCGACCTGAACAAGGGGCTGAACACGGACTACAAGAACCTGCTGCTGCAGACGCTCCGCTACGCGAACTCGGTGGGCCTCAAGGTCATCGTCGACATGCACAACTACGGCCGCTACACGTCCGGCGGGGTGACGCGTGCCTTCGGGGAGGCGGGCGGGCCCACCAGCACCCAGTACGCGAACGTCTGGAGCCTGATCGCCGCCGCCATCAAGGCGGACGCCCCGGCGTACTCGGCCGTCTACGCGTACGACATCATGAACGAGCCCCATGACCTGCCCGCCGTCGAGGGCACGCTGTCGAGTGCCGTCTCCATCTCGAGCTTCGAGTCGGGCCTCGATGGCTGGGTGGCCCAGGGCACGGAGGGCGTCATCCGGGAGGCCCGCGGTGGCCAGGGCTCGATGAAGATCTCCGGCGTCGCCACGGCGAAGGAAGGCAAGAGCAATATCTTCGGCGCGCGGTTGTACTCGAGCACGAAGTCCACCTCCATCACCCACGGGAGGACCTTCCAGGCGAAGGTCTTCGTGCCCACGTCGACGCCCGGCTCGGTTCGTGCCCGGATGGTGATGTCCTCCATGGACTGGATGACGAACTACTTCAGCGATGAGTTCCCCATCACCAAGGGCATCGAGAACCGGGTGTACTTCAACCCCGACGAGGCACTGTGGGCCAGCTACAAGGTCATCGGCATCCAGTTCATCGTGGACGGGACGACTGCCGGCACCTCTCACGTCTTCTACGTCGACCAGGTGAGCCAGGGCACCCGGACCGGTGAAATCAAGCCTCCACGGCAGTGGGAGATCTACTCGCAGGCGGTGGTGGACAAGCTCCGCTATACGAACAACGACAGCACGCTCCTCATGGTGGAGGGCTATTCGTGGAGCTCGGCGGAGAAGTGGCCGAGGAACCACCCGCGCAAGTGGATTACCGACCGCTACAACAACATCATGTATCACGCGCACATCTACATGGACGCCCTCGACTTCCCCGAGTACGAGGGGGACGGCGGCGGGAAGTACAAGTCACATCACGACGTGTATCTGGCGGAGGCCCGGCTCAAGGGTCATGCATCGGTGGGCGCGTACACCATCGCGCGGGTGAAGCCCTTCACCGACTGGGTGGCGGCCCAGGGCACCCAGGGCTTCATCGGTGAGTACGGCTGGCCCAGCACGCAGATGCACCCGAACGACAAGGGCGCCTGGGAAGCGGACGGTGAGGAGTTCCTCGCGTTCCTGGACGGCATCGGCATGGGCGCGACGATGTGGGCCTCCGGGAGCTGGGAGAAGCTGCCCGCCTGCAACATCCTGAACGCCTACGAATTGGATCCGGTGTTCAAGCCGCTGTCGCAGGCCGCCGTCCTCGAGCGGCACCGCGGGAATCCCTGA
- a CDS encoding arylesterase, with the protein MSQGYKRDHTRTAGVLGCLVVALAVGLATLGASVAEAGPVRTVLVMGDSLSAAYGLAPEEGWVALTAERMAKETPGWRVVNASVSGETTAGGAARIERELARNQPAVVVIALGGNDGLRGLSLKQTRTHLEKMVSAAKASGARVLLVGMRMPPNLGKAYTEGFAANYRAVAEAHKVSLLPFLLEPIAMDRASFQADNIHPVAAVQPKLRDHVWPALAPLLK; encoded by the coding sequence ATGAGCCAAGGATACAAGAGGGATCACACCCGGACCGCCGGTGTGCTCGGTTGCCTGGTAGTGGCACTGGCCGTGGGGCTGGCCACGCTGGGAGCATCGGTCGCGGAGGCCGGGCCCGTGCGGACGGTGCTGGTGATGGGGGACTCGCTGTCCGCCGCCTACGGGCTCGCGCCGGAGGAGGGCTGGGTGGCGCTGACGGCCGAGCGGATGGCCAAGGAGACGCCTGGATGGCGGGTGGTGAACGCCAGCGTCAGTGGAGAAACCACCGCGGGCGGAGCCGCGCGAATCGAACGAGAGCTCGCGCGCAACCAGCCAGCGGTGGTGGTCATCGCCCTGGGCGGCAACGACGGGCTGCGGGGCCTGTCGCTCAAGCAGACCCGGACCCACCTGGAGAAGATGGTGAGCGCGGCCAAGGCCTCTGGCGCCCGGGTGTTGCTGGTGGGCATGCGCATGCCGCCCAACCTGGGGAAGGCCTACACGGAGGGCTTCGCGGCCAACTACCGAGCCGTGGCCGAGGCGCACAAGGTGTCCCTGCTCCCATTCCTGCTGGAGCCCATTGCCATGGACCGCGCCTCCTTCCAGGCCGACAACATCCACCCCGTCGCCGCCGTGCAGCCCAAGCTGCGCGACCATGTCTGGCCCGCGCTGGCTCCGCTGCTGAAGTGA